A window of the Rhodoluna limnophila genome harbors these coding sequences:
- a CDS encoding ParA family protein → MAAAKKKPTDTRFSTPKPLVSHGPARIIAMCNQKGGVGKTTTSINMSAALAEYGRKVLLVDFDPQGALSAGLGVNAHDATTIYDLMLDRTIDAKSAIQHTEVPNLDVIPANIELSAAEMKLVNEIAREQILAKILKQVADDYDVIIVDCQPSLGLLTVNALTAAHGVIIPLATEFFALRGVAILEDIISKVKEGLNPALQLDGILATMFDPRTLHSREVLERLHDAFGEKVFRSVINRTVKFPDATVAQSPITVFAPDSEAASSYRTVARELVSRGCAP, encoded by the coding sequence ATGGCTGCAGCGAAGAAGAAACCAACGGATACTCGGTTTTCGACACCTAAGCCCCTCGTTTCGCATGGCCCAGCGCGCATCATTGCGATGTGTAACCAAAAGGGCGGTGTTGGAAAGACCACAACATCAATTAACATGTCCGCTGCGCTCGCCGAGTATGGCCGCAAGGTCCTTTTGGTGGACTTTGACCCTCAGGGTGCTCTTTCAGCGGGACTTGGCGTGAACGCCCATGATGCAACCACAATTTACGACTTGATGCTTGACCGCACTATCGATGCAAAGAGCGCTATTCAGCACACCGAAGTTCCGAATCTGGATGTGATTCCGGCAAACATTGAGCTTTCGGCAGCTGAGATGAAGTTGGTCAACGAGATTGCCCGCGAGCAAATTCTGGCAAAGATTTTGAAGCAGGTGGCCGATGACTACGACGTCATCATTGTGGACTGCCAGCCTTCACTTGGTTTGCTCACGGTAAATGCCCTTACGGCAGCTCACGGTGTGATCATTCCATTGGCCACTGAGTTCTTCGCGCTTCGCGGTGTTGCAATTCTCGAAGACATCATCAGCAAGGTTAAAGAGGGGCTGAACCCTGCACTGCAGCTCGACGGAATCTTGGCGACTATGTTTGATCCGCGTACTCTGCACTCACGCGAGGTTCTTGAGCGCCTACACGATGCCTTCGGTGAAAAAGTTTTCCGCAGTGTGATCAATCGAACCGTAAAGTTTCCTGATGCCACGGTGGCTCAATCACCAATCACTGTATTTGCACCAGATTCAGAAGCGGCAAGTTCTTACCGCACTGTAGCTAGAGAGCTTGTTTCTCGTGGCTGTGCTCCATAG
- a CDS encoding segregation and condensation protein A has product MAVLHSENATEVVEKGFAVSLGNFEGPFDLLLSLISKHEMDITEISLSRVTDEFISYLKGLDDSEELDQASEFLVIAATLLDLKIAGLLPKGEVVDAEDVALLEARDLLFARLLQYRAFKEISSWFSTAMGLESSRIARDVRIEERFRKQKPELVWSLTLEEFAKLAQETLTPKEIPTVGLTHLHAPRVSIREQASEVIAMLRQASTLTFREIIGSVRDRAVVVARFLAVLELYRLAAISFEQDAPLGDLKLAWRAEKFDDEQLATLGADYDS; this is encoded by the coding sequence GTGGCTGTGCTCCATAGCGAGAACGCGACAGAAGTAGTCGAAAAAGGCTTTGCTGTATCCCTCGGAAATTTCGAGGGGCCTTTTGACCTGCTTCTCTCGCTAATTTCCAAGCATGAGATGGACATCACCGAAATTTCGTTGAGTCGGGTCACCGACGAATTCATCTCGTACCTTAAGGGGCTAGACGACTCTGAGGAACTCGATCAAGCTTCTGAATTTTTAGTAATTGCTGCTACCTTGCTGGACCTCAAGATTGCTGGCCTGCTACCTAAGGGTGAGGTTGTTGATGCCGAAGATGTGGCGCTACTCGAGGCGCGAGACCTCCTATTTGCCCGCTTGCTTCAATACCGTGCCTTTAAGGAAATCAGTAGCTGGTTCAGCACTGCTATGGGCTTGGAGTCCAGTCGAATTGCTCGAGACGTAAGAATTGAAGAGCGGTTCCGCAAGCAAAAACCAGAGTTAGTTTGGAGTCTGACTTTGGAGGAGTTTGCCAAACTGGCCCAAGAAACTTTGACCCCAAAAGAAATCCCAACGGTTGGGTTAACTCACCTTCACGCACCGCGAGTGAGTATTCGCGAGCAGGCCAGCGAGGTAATTGCAATGTTGCGTCAAGCCTCGACTCTCACCTTCCGCGAAATTATTGGTTCAGTCCGTGACCGGGCAGTGGTTGTGGCCAGGTTTTTGGCCGTCCTTGAGCTCTATCGTCTTGCAGCGATCAGTTTTGAACAGGATGCACCCCTGGGCGACTTGAAGCTTGCCTGGCGTGCAGAGAAATTTGATGATGAACAACTAGCGACCTTAGGAGCTGACTATGACTCTTAG
- the scpB gene encoding SMC-Scp complex subunit ScpB → MTLSSDGRAVPAQGDDLRGAVEAILMVTDVPLTVVALATALECPVNVVRDLISSLKLDYDGTNGSAPRGFELREVGGGWRIFVRHEYDWAVKMFIANENPTKLSQAALETLAVIAYKQPISRGQIASIRAVNVDSVVRTLLSRGLITELYTDSESGAIHYGTTELLLEVLGINSLDEMPLISPYLPDANSDFDDKL, encoded by the coding sequence ATGACTCTTAGTTCAGATGGACGTGCAGTGCCGGCTCAAGGCGATGACCTTAGAGGTGCCGTCGAAGCTATTTTGATGGTCACCGATGTTCCGCTGACAGTAGTTGCTCTCGCTACCGCGCTTGAATGCCCGGTTAACGTGGTTCGCGACCTCATTTCTTCACTGAAACTTGACTACGATGGCACCAACGGCTCAGCCCCGAGAGGTTTTGAGCTTCGCGAAGTTGGTGGTGGTTGGCGAATCTTCGTGCGCCATGAATATGACTGGGCAGTGAAAATGTTCATCGCCAACGAGAATCCGACCAAACTGAGCCAAGCCGCTTTGGAAACTCTCGCTGTCATTGCCTATAAGCAACCGATATCTCGAGGGCAAATAGCCTCCATCCGAGCGGTAAACGTAGATTCGGTAGTCCGAACCCTTTTGAGCCGTGGGCTAATTACAGAGTTGTACACCGACTCTGAATCAGGTGCGATTCACTACGGCACAACTGAGCTTTTGCTCGAAGTGCTGGGCATCAACTCTCTCGATGAGATGCCACTTATCAGTCCATACCTACCAGACGCGAATAGTGATTTTGATGACAAACTTTAA
- a CDS encoding pseudouridine synthase, translating to MTNFNDEPEGVRLQKVMAAAGVASRRVCEDFITQGRVKVNGKVVTELGTRINPEVDKVTVGGTPIQLDNSRVYLALNKPRGVVSTMADENGRPDLTQFVIGYDRVFNVGRLDSETTGLIIMTNDGDLAHKLAHPKFGVTKTYVARVEGVVTPSIIHKLLSGFELEDGFIKADKAHIVDVQPEESLVEIVLHSGRNRIVRRMFDFVGHPVVGLVRRQFGPIQLGPLKEGRVRELSKIEVGALLKAAEGKQERAPRPPKGQKAAPRQKRR from the coding sequence ATGACAAACTTTAATGACGAGCCTGAGGGCGTAAGACTACAAAAAGTAATGGCTGCTGCGGGCGTTGCGTCCCGTAGGGTCTGCGAAGATTTCATTACCCAGGGTCGAGTAAAGGTAAACGGCAAGGTTGTTACCGAGCTTGGAACCAGGATCAACCCTGAGGTGGACAAGGTCACCGTGGGTGGGACCCCGATTCAGTTGGACAACTCGCGTGTGTACCTGGCGCTGAACAAGCCGCGCGGAGTAGTTAGCACCATGGCAGACGAAAACGGTCGCCCCGACCTTACTCAGTTTGTGATTGGCTACGATCGGGTTTTCAATGTCGGACGTCTGGATTCAGAGACCACCGGTTTGATCATTATGACCAACGATGGCGACCTGGCACACAAACTAGCGCACCCCAAGTTCGGTGTGACCAAGACATACGTTGCCCGCGTTGAGGGAGTAGTTACTCCATCGATTATTCACAAGCTGTTGAGCGGTTTTGAACTCGAGGACGGCTTTATTAAGGCTGACAAAGCGCACATTGTTGATGTTCAGCCCGAAGAGAGCTTGGTTGAAATTGTCCTGCACTCAGGGCGAAACCGAATTGTTCGACGAATGTTTGACTTTGTCGGGCATCCGGTAGTCGGCCTCGTTCGCCGCCAATTTGGCCCAATTCAGCTTGGCCCGCTCAAAGAGGGTCGTGTCCGCGAACTCAGTAAAATAGAGGTTGGCGCTCTACTAAAGGCCGCCGAGGGTAAGCAGGAGCGTGCACCAAGGCCGCCGAAAGGTCAAAAGGCAGCTCCAAGGCAGAAGAGGCGGTAA
- the aroH gene encoding chorismate mutase yields MAIRAIRGAVQIDSDEREHLLKSTAELLTKTLHANDIDNGQLVSILFTATPDITSEFPAVAARSIGLTDVPLMCFVEMDVKHALPRTIRIMITADLNKSRAEIQHIYLRGATALRSDIAQ; encoded by the coding sequence ATGGCGATTAGGGCTATCCGTGGCGCAGTTCAAATTGATTCCGATGAGCGTGAGCACCTTCTGAAATCCACTGCTGAACTTTTGACCAAGACGCTTCATGCCAATGACATCGATAATGGTCAGCTGGTCTCGATTTTGTTCACAGCAACGCCAGACATTACGAGTGAGTTTCCGGCTGTTGCGGCTCGGTCAATCGGCTTGACCGATGTCCCACTGATGTGTTTTGTCGAGATGGATGTAAAGCACGCGCTGCCTCGAACTATTCGCATCATGATTACAGCCGACCTAAACAAGAGTCGCGCCGAGATTCAGCACATTTACCTTCGCGGTGCCACTGCACTTCGATCGGACATCGCTCAGTGA
- a CDS encoding prephenate dehydrogenase, producing MNHLTGTVRIVGAGLLGTSIGLALTKQGFDVVISSQSPKSVDLAVGYGAGRVATETDLPELIVVCVPPAMTAKIVADELVRYPNAVVTDVASVKGSVLHELQASGTPLERYVGSHPMAGRERGGAISGRADLFVGRPWVIASHAGADDRGVDLVADLASHLGSAVVRVGTKEHDRAVALVSHVPQLVSSLLAARLATAATEDIALAGQGLRDTTRIAASDPELWLQILEANADEVLPLLKGFAADLSSLISGFEVREPQAQIRAVMEAGNIGVGRIPGKHGGKHTNYAQVIVMVDDRPGELARLLTEVGEIGINLEELQLEHSPSAQIGLAELYVAQTEAERLTADLVARGWRIA from the coding sequence GTGAACCACCTAACCGGCACGGTCCGGATAGTTGGTGCTGGTTTGCTAGGAACCAGCATCGGTTTGGCATTGACGAAGCAGGGGTTCGACGTCGTAATTTCTTCGCAATCCCCAAAGAGTGTCGATTTGGCTGTCGGCTACGGTGCGGGGCGAGTAGCAACAGAAACTGATTTGCCAGAGCTTATTGTGGTGTGCGTGCCTCCAGCTATGACTGCAAAAATCGTCGCGGATGAGTTGGTGCGCTACCCAAACGCGGTGGTCACTGATGTTGCCAGCGTAAAGGGTTCAGTTTTGCACGAACTTCAGGCCTCGGGCACTCCGCTCGAGCGCTATGTTGGTTCGCACCCGATGGCCGGCCGCGAGCGTGGAGGAGCGATTTCTGGACGTGCTGATTTGTTTGTTGGTCGCCCTTGGGTCATCGCCTCGCACGCTGGTGCAGATGACCGTGGCGTCGATTTAGTTGCCGATCTTGCATCGCACCTCGGATCCGCTGTGGTGCGCGTCGGCACCAAAGAACATGATCGGGCAGTAGCACTGGTCTCGCACGTGCCCCAGTTGGTGTCCAGCTTGTTGGCTGCCCGATTGGCAACGGCCGCGACTGAAGACATAGCTTTGGCAGGTCAAGGGCTACGCGACACAACTCGCATCGCGGCCAGCGACCCTGAGCTTTGGCTTCAGATTCTCGAGGCAAACGCCGATGAGGTGCTGCCGCTCTTGAAGGGATTTGCCGCTGACCTTTCCTCACTTATTTCAGGTTTCGAAGTTCGAGAGCCGCAGGCGCAAATCCGTGCAGTGATGGAAGCCGGCAACATCGGTGTGGGGCGCATCCCAGGCAAGCACGGTGGTAAACACACGAACTACGCTCAGGTAATCGTTATGGTCGATGACCGTCCGGGAGAACTTGCTCGTCTGCTAACCGAAGTCGGTGAGATCGGAATCAACCTCGAGGAATTGCAACTCGAGCATTCGCCGAGTGCCCAAATTGGTCTAGCTGAGCTCTACGTTGCCCAAACTGAGGCAGAAAGATTGACCGCTGACCTCGTTGCGCGCGGCTGGAGAATTGCCTAG
- the cmk gene encoding (d)CMP kinase, translating into MDKFVVAVDGPAGSGKSSVSKQVARQLGYGYLDTGAAYRALAWAVLNLPNFKGLDLANADLGREFDYSISLDPDLYSVSVAGHDVTAAIRDSQVAEYVSQVAKLPNVRAFMKLLTQRLVLSASQPGVVVEGRDITTVVLPEAQLRILMTASEAVRLNRRAAELSEVSAASLKRQVSERDASDSSVVDFMTPAPGVQLVDSTDLNFNQTVSAVLALVDQRKPKETNE; encoded by the coding sequence GTGGACAAGTTTGTAGTTGCAGTTGATGGACCAGCTGGATCGGGAAAATCGAGTGTCAGCAAGCAGGTCGCTAGGCAACTTGGTTACGGGTACTTGGATACCGGTGCTGCCTACCGCGCTTTAGCCTGGGCTGTGTTGAATTTGCCAAATTTCAAGGGGCTTGACCTGGCCAATGCAGATTTGGGTCGCGAGTTTGATTACTCAATTTCACTGGATCCAGATCTTTATTCGGTGTCCGTGGCCGGCCACGATGTTACCGCTGCCATTCGTGACAGTCAGGTTGCCGAATACGTATCGCAGGTAGCTAAGTTGCCAAACGTCAGAGCGTTCATGAAATTACTCACGCAGCGGCTCGTTCTCAGCGCCAGTCAGCCCGGCGTAGTCGTTGAGGGCAGAGACATCACAACGGTGGTTTTGCCTGAAGCGCAATTAAGAATTCTCATGACAGCCAGTGAAGCCGTTAGACTTAACCGACGTGCTGCTGAACTTTCCGAAGTTTCGGCGGCCAGCCTAAAGCGTCAAGTATCAGAACGTGACGCCAGCGACTCCAGTGTCGTTGACTTTATGACTCCGGCACCCGGAGTCCAATTAGTGGATTCAACTGATCTCAACTTCAACCAGACGGTCTCAGCCGTTCTGGCATTGGTAGACCAGAGGAAGCCTAAGGAAACCAATGAGTGA
- the der gene encoding ribosome biogenesis GTPase Der, whose product MSTVEEETRVRALRTGLDEYDLDDEDLDVIDSDDDFEDGPRYLPALPVLAIVGRPNVGKSALVNRILGRREAVVEDKPGVTRDRVSYKAEWNERKFTLVDTGGWEPDAKGIDRSVALQAEIAVELADAVLFVVDAMVGATSTDERVVKMLRASGKPVILVGNKIDDVRQEPEAAGLWGLGLGEPYPVSALHGRGVADMLDAAMAVLPKVSGVAKEEFGGPRRVALIGRPNVGKSSLLNKAVGSERAVVNDLAGTTRDPIDEQVELGGKVWRFVDTAGIRRRVHLTQGADFYASLRTAAALERAEVAVVLFDVTQPISEADIRIVDMALQSGRALVLAFNKWDELDDERRRYLEREIEQDLAHVDWAPRVNISAKTGRHLEKLVPALEVALDSWDQRIATGKLNAFVQELAMETPHPVRGGKQPRILFATQASSRPPKFVLFTTGFLDPGYRRFIQRRLRETYGFEGTPIEVGMRVREKRKRS is encoded by the coding sequence ATGAGCACCGTTGAAGAAGAGACTCGCGTTCGTGCTTTGCGCACCGGGCTTGACGAGTACGACCTTGATGATGAAGACCTCGACGTTATCGACTCAGATGATGACTTTGAAGATGGGCCGCGCTACCTGCCAGCCCTGCCGGTGCTCGCAATCGTGGGGCGTCCAAACGTCGGTAAATCTGCTTTGGTGAACCGAATCCTCGGTCGACGCGAAGCCGTTGTCGAAGACAAGCCTGGTGTTACCCGTGACCGCGTTTCGTACAAGGCTGAGTGGAACGAACGTAAATTTACCCTTGTTGACACTGGTGGTTGGGAGCCGGATGCCAAGGGTATCGATCGCTCGGTAGCTCTGCAGGCAGAAATCGCAGTTGAGCTTGCCGACGCTGTCTTGTTTGTTGTCGATGCCATGGTTGGTGCAACCAGCACCGATGAGCGCGTTGTGAAAATGTTGCGCGCTTCGGGCAAGCCGGTAATTTTGGTCGGAAACAAAATCGATGATGTACGTCAAGAGCCAGAGGCTGCAGGTCTTTGGGGTCTTGGGCTAGGGGAGCCTTATCCGGTTTCGGCCCTGCACGGTCGTGGTGTTGCAGACATGCTGGATGCTGCTATGGCGGTTCTTCCTAAGGTTTCTGGCGTTGCCAAAGAAGAGTTCGGCGGACCACGTCGAGTCGCTCTCATCGGACGCCCAAATGTTGGTAAGTCATCCTTGCTCAACAAAGCTGTTGGCTCTGAGCGAGCAGTAGTCAACGATCTGGCTGGAACTACCCGTGACCCAATCGATGAGCAGGTAGAACTTGGTGGAAAGGTTTGGCGTTTCGTAGACACAGCCGGAATCCGTCGTCGTGTTCACCTAACCCAGGGTGCCGACTTCTACGCGTCGTTGCGCACCGCTGCCGCACTAGAGCGTGCCGAAGTTGCCGTGGTTCTTTTTGACGTAACTCAGCCAATCAGCGAAGCAGACATTCGAATCGTCGACATGGCTCTGCAGAGTGGACGCGCACTGGTTCTTGCCTTCAATAAGTGGGACGAACTAGACGACGAGCGCCGCCGCTACCTAGAGCGTGAAATCGAGCAGGATTTGGCGCACGTTGACTGGGCCCCGCGCGTGAATATTTCAGCCAAAACCGGTCGTCACCTCGAAAAGCTTGTACCAGCCCTAGAGGTTGCGCTGGACTCATGGGACCAGCGAATCGCTACCGGAAAGCTCAACGCTTTTGTCCAAGAGTTGGCTATGGAAACTCCGCACCCGGTCCGTGGTGGCAAGCAACCAAGAATTCTCTTTGCGACTCAGGCCAGCAGCCGCCCGCCAAAGTTTGTGCTCTTTACCACCGGATTCTTGGATCCGGGTTACCGCCGCTTTATCCAGCGTCGACTCCGCGAGACTTACGGCTTCGAAGGTACGCCTATCGAAGTGGGTATGCGAGTGCGCGAGAAGCGCAAGCGCTCGTAG
- a CDS encoding CDP-alcohol phosphatidyltransferase family protein, whose product MSDQPALSLRQQFLTLPNLLSMLRLALVPVFLTLLINSHFYSAILVLALASLTDYLDGFFARRWNQVTRLGQLLDPAADRLYIFSTLVGLAIAGIIPYWLMWVIIARDVVLAVAYVVLANHGYGPLPVHFLGKVATFSLLYAFPLLLMAEIWPLIAWLLPLAWAFALWGVGLYWWAGFVYLRQVRSIVKNDPIEVK is encoded by the coding sequence ATGTCGGACCAGCCAGCACTTAGCCTTAGGCAGCAGTTTCTAACCCTGCCTAACCTGCTGAGTATGCTCCGGTTAGCGCTGGTTCCGGTGTTCCTTACGCTGCTTATCAACAGTCATTTTTATTCAGCGATTTTGGTATTGGCATTAGCCAGCCTCACTGATTACCTTGATGGCTTTTTTGCACGTAGATGGAATCAGGTCACCCGCCTAGGTCAGCTTTTAGATCCGGCTGCCGACCGACTCTACATATTTTCTACCCTGGTCGGGCTGGCTATCGCCGGCATCATTCCTTACTGGTTGATGTGGGTCATTATTGCCAGAGATGTGGTGCTGGCCGTTGCCTACGTGGTCTTGGCCAATCACGGATACGGCCCTCTGCCAGTACATTTCCTCGGAAAAGTAGCCACATTCTCTCTTCTCTATGCCTTTCCGTTGTTGCTTATGGCTGAGATTTGGCCCTTGATTGCCTGGCTGCTGCCGCTAGCCTGGGCCTTTGCCCTATGGGGCGTTGGGCTTTACTGGTGGGCTGGTTTTGTTTACCTGCGTCAGGTCAGATCAATCGTGAAAAATGACCCGATTGAAGTCAAGTAG
- a CDS encoding FHA domain-containing protein: MNFAELGFGGSSDEVGSTLRFNEDLLAQMGPSLSNDEEAAIGALPSGSALLIVKRGPNEGSRFLLDQNVTTIGRHPNADIFLDDVTVSRRHAEFHRDGAVFEVKDLGSLNGTYFDGQRIDAARLVDGCEVQIGKFRLTFYASRADLGQVN; this comes from the coding sequence ATGAATTTTGCAGAGTTGGGCTTTGGGGGCTCTTCAGATGAAGTTGGGTCAACCCTGCGTTTTAACGAAGACCTTTTGGCTCAGATGGGGCCCTCTTTATCAAACGACGAAGAAGCTGCCATCGGTGCATTGCCTTCTGGATCAGCGCTTCTTATCGTCAAGCGCGGCCCGAACGAGGGTTCTCGCTTTTTGCTAGATCAGAACGTCACGACCATTGGTCGCCACCCAAATGCTGACATTTTCCTTGACGACGTCACTGTTTCGCGACGCCATGCTGAATTCCACCGCGATGGGGCAGTGTTTGAGGTTAAGGACCTCGGCTCATTGAATGGAACTTACTTCGATGGTCAGCGCATTGATGCGGCCAGACTAGTCGACGGGTGCGAAGTTCAAATCGGCAAGTTCCGGTTGACCTTCTACGCTTCACGAGCAGATCTTGGTCAGGTGAACTAG
- a CDS encoding MerR family transcriptional regulator, with amino-acid sequence MAEVAPASIFSARQVKLFNIGQVLAVLNPDFPDLTPSKLRFLEEQGLISPQRTNSGYRKFTELDIERIQIVLELQRDQYLPLRVIRTYLADLDAGKQPTLPGSGAAPQLASSRNRKFTRIEVITETGITDGLIAEAQDVSLIGQEPFEATDLEIAKSIVHLQRFGISPRHLRGLKASADREIGIIEGVVAPVLSKKDTGSRSRAAHYAAEIESQFSAIRSELIRAVVDKIDG; translated from the coding sequence GTGGCTGAGGTAGCTCCGGCAAGCATTTTTTCTGCGCGGCAGGTAAAACTTTTCAACATTGGTCAGGTGCTGGCTGTTCTCAATCCAGACTTTCCTGATCTGACCCCTTCAAAACTCAGATTCCTAGAGGAACAGGGTTTGATTTCGCCTCAACGAACTAATTCGGGCTACCGCAAGTTCACCGAACTAGACATTGAGCGGATTCAGATTGTTCTCGAACTGCAGCGTGATCAGTACCTGCCTCTGAGGGTAATTCGCACCTATCTAGCTGACTTGGATGCAGGTAAGCAGCCAACCCTGCCTGGTAGCGGTGCCGCACCGCAATTGGCATCTTCGCGCAATCGAAAATTTACTCGTATCGAGGTCATCACCGAAACCGGAATTACCGACGGTTTGATCGCTGAGGCGCAGGATGTTTCGCTGATTGGTCAAGAGCCCTTTGAAGCCACCGACCTAGAGATTGCCAAGTCAATCGTGCACCTGCAACGATTTGGAATTTCACCAAGGCACCTGCGCGGACTCAAAGCCTCTGCTGACCGAGAAATCGGAATCATTGAGGGCGTTGTGGCGCCGGTCCTTAGTAAAAAAGACACCGGTAGCCGGTCTCGCGCGGCTCACTATGCGGCAGAAATCGAGAGTCAATTTTCGGCTATCCGCTCCGAGCTAATCCGCGCCGTCGTAGACAAGATTGACGGCTAA
- a CDS encoding MerR family transcriptional regulator, whose protein sequence is MSEHESETQIDYSQNMLFTDGLPSSDPKVGYRGTSAAAACGISYRQLDYWDRTGLVQPSVRGAAGSGSQRLYAFRDILVLKLVKRLLDTGVSLQQIRVAVDQLHAAGIRDLAEITLMSDGSRVYLCTTQDEVMDLLGRGQGVFGIAVGRVLREVEASLSSIKENHIDDLDELSARRQSKKAV, encoded by the coding sequence ATGTCTGAGCACGAATCTGAAACCCAGATCGACTACTCACAAAACATGCTCTTCACCGACGGTTTGCCTTCAAGTGACCCAAAAGTTGGCTACCGCGGCACCTCTGCTGCTGCAGCTTGCGGAATTAGCTACCGCCAGCTTGATTACTGGGACCGCACAGGATTGGTTCAACCAAGTGTTCGCGGTGCGGCAGGTTCTGGTTCACAGCGTCTATACGCCTTCCGCGACATTTTGGTTTTGAAGCTGGTCAAGCGCCTGCTTGACACTGGAGTTTCGTTGCAGCAGATTCGCGTTGCTGTAGATCAGCTGCACGCTGCTGGTATCCGTGACCTGGCTGAAATCACATTGATGTCTGACGGTTCGAGGGTTTACCTTTGCACCACCCAAGACGAAGTGATGGACCTATTGGGCCGAGGCCAAGGTGTATTTGGTATTGCCGTTGGTCGAGTGCTCCGCGAGGTTGAAGCCAGCCTCAGCAGCATAAAAGAAAATCACATCGATGACCTGGATGAACTTTCAGCTCGTCGTCAAAGCAAAAAAGCTGTCTAG